A region of Streptomyces sp. TG1A-60 DNA encodes the following proteins:
- a CDS encoding long-chain fatty acid--CoA ligase — MLSTMQDVPLLISRILTHGQVIHGTSQVITWTGESEPHRRSYAEIGARAAQLAHALREDLGVDGDERVATLMWNNSEHVEAYFAIPSMGAVLHTLNLRLPPEQLAWIVNHAADRVIIANGSLLPLLAPLLPHLKPVEHVVVSGPGDRSLLAGASVQVHEYEDLIAGKPTTYDWPELDERAAAAMCYTSGTTGDPKGVVYSHRSVYLHSMQVNMAQSMGLTDSDLSLVVVPQFHVNAWGLPHATFMTGVNMLMPDRFLQPGPLAEMIETQKPSHAAAVPTIWQGLLAELSARPREVGSLTQVTIGGSACPPALMEAFDKLGMRVCHAWGMTETSPLGTIARPPAHVEADTEEELAYRLTQGRFPASVEARLTGPGGERLPWDGESAGELEVRGPWIAGAYFGGQGAEPIRPDDKFSEDGWLKTGDVGTISPDGFLTLTDRAKDVIKSGGEWISSVELENALMAHPDVAEAAVVAVPDEKWGERPLATVVLKEGATTDFAALRSFLADEGHIARWQLPERWTIIEAVPKTSVGKFDKKVLRRQYAEGALDVTQI; from the coding sequence GTGCTGAGCACCATGCAGGACGTACCGCTGTTGATCTCCAGAATCCTGACCCACGGGCAGGTCATCCACGGGACGTCGCAGGTGATCACCTGGACCGGCGAGAGCGAGCCCCACCGCCGCTCCTACGCCGAGATCGGCGCCCGCGCCGCGCAGCTGGCACACGCCCTGCGCGAGGACCTCGGGGTCGACGGCGACGAACGGGTCGCCACGCTCATGTGGAACAACTCGGAACATGTGGAGGCGTACTTCGCGATCCCCTCCATGGGCGCCGTCCTCCACACCCTCAACCTGCGCCTGCCTCCCGAGCAGCTCGCCTGGATCGTCAACCACGCCGCCGACCGGGTGATCATCGCCAACGGTTCGCTGCTCCCCCTCCTCGCGCCGCTCCTCCCGCACCTCAAGCCGGTGGAACACGTCGTCGTCTCCGGGCCCGGCGACCGGTCGCTGCTCGCCGGAGCGAGCGTCCAGGTGCACGAGTACGAGGACCTGATCGCCGGCAAGCCGACCACGTACGACTGGCCCGAGCTGGACGAGCGCGCCGCCGCGGCCATGTGCTACACCTCCGGCACCACCGGTGACCCCAAGGGCGTCGTCTACTCCCACCGCTCGGTCTACCTGCACTCCATGCAGGTCAACATGGCCCAGTCCATGGGGTTGACGGACTCCGACCTGTCGCTCGTCGTCGTCCCGCAGTTCCACGTCAACGCCTGGGGCCTGCCGCACGCGACCTTCATGACCGGCGTCAACATGCTGATGCCGGACCGGTTCCTGCAGCCCGGCCCGCTCGCCGAGATGATCGAGACGCAGAAGCCGTCGCACGCCGCCGCCGTCCCCACCATCTGGCAGGGCCTGCTCGCGGAGCTGTCCGCCCGCCCGCGCGAGGTCGGCTCGCTCACCCAGGTCACCATCGGCGGCTCGGCCTGCCCGCCCGCCCTGATGGAGGCCTTCGACAAGCTCGGCATGCGCGTCTGCCACGCCTGGGGCATGACGGAGACCTCCCCGCTCGGCACGATCGCCAGGCCGCCGGCCCATGTCGAGGCCGACACGGAGGAGGAGCTCGCCTACCGGCTCACCCAGGGCCGCTTTCCCGCCTCCGTCGAGGCCCGCCTCACCGGCCCCGGTGGCGAACGCCTCCCCTGGGACGGCGAGTCCGCCGGTGAGCTGGAGGTCCGCGGCCCCTGGATCGCGGGCGCGTACTTCGGCGGTCAGGGCGCCGAACCCATCCGCCCCGACGACAAGTTCAGCGAGGACGGCTGGCTGAAGACGGGCGACGTCGGCACGATCAGCCCGGACGGCTTCCTCACGCTCACCGACCGCGCCAAGGACGTCATCAAGTCGGGAGGCGAGTGGATCTCCTCCGTCGAGCTGGAGAACGCCCTCATGGCCCACCCGGACGTCGCCGAGGCCGCCGTCGTCGCCGTACCGGACGAGAAGTGGGGTGAACGCCCCCTCGCCACCGTCGTGCTGAAGGAAGGCGCGACCACCGACTTCGCCGCCCTCCGCTCCTTCCTCGCCGACGAGGGCCACATCGCCAGGTGGCAGCTGCCCGAGCGCTGGACGATCATCGAGGCGGTGCCGAAGACGAGCGTGGGCAAGTTCGACAAGAAGGTGCTGCGGAGGCAGTACGCGGAGGGCGCGTTGGACGTCACGCAGATCTAG
- a CDS encoding SigE family RNA polymerase sigma factor, translating into MTTPVCTSASKVAAPGTRTLPTSTLSTLSSLTNLPYPSFSAYVKARQPVLLRTARSLTANPCDAEDLLQTALAKTYVAWERIEDHRALDGYVRRALLNTRTSQWRKRKVDEFACDELPEPQGGQATDPAEQQALHDAMWRAIMKLPARQRAMVVLRYYEDLSEVQTAEILGVSVGTVKSAVSRALGKLREDPELEPVR; encoded by the coding sequence ATGACCACACCCGTCTGCACCAGCGCTTCGAAGGTCGCTGCCCCAGGGACGCGGACCCTGCCGACCTCGACCCTGTCGACCTTGTCGAGTCTGACGAACCTTCCGTACCCGTCGTTCTCGGCGTACGTGAAGGCCCGCCAGCCGGTGCTGCTGCGGACCGCCCGGTCCCTGACCGCGAACCCGTGCGACGCCGAGGACCTGCTGCAGACCGCGCTCGCCAAGACGTACGTGGCCTGGGAGCGCATCGAGGACCACCGGGCGCTCGACGGCTATGTGCGCCGGGCGCTGCTGAACACACGGACGTCCCAGTGGCGCAAGCGCAAGGTGGACGAGTTCGCCTGCGACGAGCTGCCGGAGCCGCAGGGGGGCCAGGCCACCGACCCGGCCGAGCAGCAGGCGCTGCACGACGCGATGTGGCGGGCGATCATGAAACTGCCGGCCCGGCAGCGTGCGATGGTCGTCCTCAGGTACTACGAGGATCTGAGCGAGGTCCAGACGGCCGAGATCCTCGGAGTCTCGGTCGGCACGGTGAAGTCGGCGGTGTCCCGCGCGCTGGGCAAGTTGCGCGAGGATCCGGAGCTGGAACCCGTGCGGTAG
- a CDS encoding lipid-transfer protein, with amino-acid sequence MSARTKDRLGGRAAIVGIGATDFSKDSGRSELRLAVEAVRAALDDAGLGPGDVDGMVTFTMDTSPEITVAQAAGIGELSFFSRVHYGGGAACATVQQAALAVATGVAEVVVCYRAFNERSGRRFGAGVRHREPSAEGVALGWTLPFGLLTPASWVAMAAQRYLYAYGLTPEAFGHVAVVDRKHAATNPAAYFHGRPLTLAEHAASRWIVEPLRLLDCCQETDGGQALVVTSVERARDLPRAPAVVVAAAQGAGRAQQQMTGFYDGDLTGLPEMGVVARQLRRTSGLGPDDIDVGILYDHFTPFVLMQLEEFGFCGPGEGADFVAEGRLPLNTHGGQLGEAYLHGMNGIAEAVRQLRGTAVNQVPGAERVLVTAGTGVPTSGLVLGTEG; translated from the coding sequence ATGAGCGCACGGACCAAGGACCGGCTCGGCGGCCGGGCGGCGATCGTCGGGATCGGGGCGACAGACTTCTCCAAGGACTCGGGGCGCAGCGAGCTGCGGCTGGCCGTGGAGGCGGTGCGGGCGGCACTCGACGACGCGGGGCTGGGGCCCGGGGACGTGGACGGGATGGTGACGTTCACGATGGACACGAGCCCGGAGATCACGGTCGCGCAGGCGGCCGGCATCGGTGAGCTGTCCTTCTTCTCCCGTGTCCACTACGGCGGCGGCGCCGCGTGCGCGACCGTGCAGCAGGCGGCGCTCGCCGTGGCGACGGGCGTGGCGGAGGTCGTGGTCTGCTACCGGGCGTTCAACGAGCGGTCGGGGCGGCGGTTCGGGGCGGGCGTACGGCATCGGGAGCCGTCGGCGGAAGGTGTGGCGCTCGGCTGGACGCTGCCGTTCGGGCTGCTCACACCCGCGTCGTGGGTGGCGATGGCGGCTCAGCGGTACCTGTACGCGTACGGGCTGACCCCCGAGGCGTTCGGGCACGTGGCCGTGGTCGACCGCAAGCACGCGGCGACGAACCCGGCGGCGTACTTCCACGGCCGTCCCCTCACCCTCGCCGAGCACGCGGCCTCGCGCTGGATCGTCGAGCCGCTGCGGCTGCTGGACTGCTGCCAGGAGACGGACGGCGGGCAGGCGCTCGTGGTGACGTCCGTGGAGCGGGCGCGGGATCTGCCCCGGGCGCCCGCCGTGGTCGTGGCGGCGGCCCAGGGCGCGGGCCGGGCGCAGCAGCAGATGACCGGCTTCTACGACGGCGATCTCACCGGGCTGCCGGAGATGGGCGTCGTCGCCCGGCAGCTCCGGCGGACCTCGGGGCTCGGCCCGGACGACATCGACGTGGGGATCCTGTACGACCACTTCACGCCGTTCGTGCTGATGCAGCTGGAGGAGTTCGGGTTCTGCGGGCCGGGGGAGGGGGCCGACTTCGTCGCGGAGGGGCGGTTGCCGCTCAACACCCATGGCGGGCAGCTCGGGGAGGCGTACCTGCACGGGATGAACGGCATCGCGGAGGCGGTACGGCAGCTGCGCGGCACCGCGGTGAACCAGGTCCCCGGGGCGGAGCGGGTGCTGGTCACGGCGGGGACGGGGGTGCCGACCTCGGGGTTGGTGCTGGGGACGGAGGGGTGA
- a CDS encoding MaoC family dehydratase, with the protein MRAGDALPSLEIEITRTLVVAGAIASRDYQDVHHDPELARRRGSPDVFMNILTTNGLVGRYVTDHFGPDAVLRKVAVRLGAPNYPGDTMVLTGTVEAVDGRTATVKVIGDNGVGRHVTGTVTVTLPAEGVA; encoded by the coding sequence ATGAGGGCGGGGGACGCGCTGCCGTCGCTGGAGATCGAGATCACCCGTACGCTCGTCGTCGCGGGGGCGATAGCCTCGCGCGACTACCAGGACGTGCACCACGACCCGGAGCTGGCGCGGCGACGCGGGTCGCCGGACGTCTTCATGAACATCCTGACGACGAACGGGCTGGTGGGGCGGTACGTCACCGACCACTTCGGGCCGGACGCCGTCCTCCGCAAGGTGGCCGTCCGGCTCGGCGCGCCCAACTACCCGGGCGACACGATGGTGTTGACCGGCACGGTCGAAGCGGTCGACGGGCGGACGGCCACGGTCAAGGTCATCGGCGACAACGGCGTCGGCAGACACGTCACCGGCACGGTCACGGTCACGCTTCCTGCGGAGGGCGTCGCATGA
- a CDS encoding SSI family serine proteinase inhibitor: MLQSPPVLAQKPSGPGAPSRLLLGAAASLAAATAGMITPLAPGAYAAEALPPAALPVPASGPGDRLTVTVREAGGGADGTFELRCHPQGGSHPDVRDACGRLDRRTTWGTDPFAPVRPGTVCTMQYGGQATAHVTGTWAGRPVDARYDRGNGCEIARWDALVPVLPDLRA; encoded by the coding sequence ATGTTGCAGAGCCCTCCCGTCCTCGCGCAGAAGCCCTCCGGCCCGGGCGCCCCGAGCCGGCTGCTCCTCGGCGCCGCCGCCTCGCTCGCCGCGGCCACCGCCGGCATGATCACGCCGCTCGCGCCCGGCGCGTACGCCGCCGAGGCCCTGCCTCCTGCCGCGCTGCCCGTGCCCGCCTCCGGCCCCGGCGACCGGCTCACCGTCACGGTGCGGGAGGCGGGCGGCGGGGCGGACGGGACGTTCGAGCTGCGTTGCCATCCTCAGGGCGGCAGTCACCCGGACGTGCGCGACGCGTGTGGGCGGCTCGACCGGCGGACCACCTGGGGCACGGACCCGTTCGCTCCGGTCCGGCCCGGCACCGTGTGCACGATGCAGTACGGCGGGCAGGCCACCGCGCATGTCACCGGGACCTGGGCGGGGCGCCCCGTCGACGCCCGCTACGACCGCGGGAACGGCTGCGAGATCGCCCGCTGGGACGCGCTGGTGCCCGTACTGCCCGACCTCCGCGCTTAG
- a CDS encoding OB-fold domain-containing protein: MAVTEDLSVRLKAYEGRTAVLGGRGKDPVNSPMIRHWCEAMGDTNRAYTGPDAIAPPTMLQVWTMGGLSGHETRSPAYDELLTLLDDAGYTSVVATDCEQEYPRALRPGDEVMFGSVIEAVSERKTTRLGTGYFVTTRMDVRVGDELVGTHRFRILKYAPAAAPPENPRPQPKEQRPRRPRPVVNRDNAGFWEGVARHRLLIQRCAGCATLRLPWLPGCNACGSPEWDTVEASGEGVVYSYVVMHHPPFPAFDPPYAVGLIELAEGVRMVSGVVGVPYDKVRIGMPVRLGFARYDEELELPVFRAEEGVRA, from the coding sequence GTGGCGGTGACCGAGGACCTGTCGGTACGGCTCAAGGCCTACGAGGGGCGCACGGCCGTCCTCGGTGGCCGTGGCAAGGATCCCGTCAACTCGCCCATGATCCGGCACTGGTGCGAGGCCATGGGGGACACCAACCGCGCGTACACCGGCCCGGACGCCATCGCCCCGCCCACCATGCTCCAGGTCTGGACGATGGGCGGGCTGAGCGGCCACGAGACCCGTTCACCGGCGTACGACGAACTGCTCACGCTGCTCGACGACGCCGGGTACACCTCCGTCGTCGCCACCGACTGCGAGCAGGAGTATCCGCGGGCGCTGAGGCCGGGCGACGAGGTCATGTTCGGCTCGGTCATCGAGGCGGTGTCGGAGAGGAAGACCACGAGGCTCGGCACCGGGTACTTCGTGACGACCCGCATGGATGTGCGAGTCGGCGACGAGCTCGTCGGCACCCACCGCTTCCGGATCCTCAAGTACGCGCCGGCCGCCGCACCACCGGAGAACCCCCGGCCGCAGCCGAAGGAACAACGGCCCCGGCGCCCCCGCCCCGTCGTCAACCGCGACAACGCCGGGTTCTGGGAAGGCGTCGCACGGCACCGCCTCCTCATCCAGCGCTGCGCCGGCTGCGCCACGCTCCGCCTCCCCTGGCTGCCGGGCTGCAACGCCTGCGGCTCGCCCGAGTGGGACACGGTCGAGGCGAGCGGCGAGGGGGTCGTGTACTCGTACGTCGTCATGCATCACCCGCCCTTCCCCGCCTTCGATCCGCCGTACGCCGTCGGGCTGATCGAGCTGGCTGAGGGTGTCCGGATGGTCAGCGGCGTCGTCGGGGTGCCGTACGACAAGGTGCGGATCGGGATGCCCGTACGGCTCGGGTTCGCGCGGTACGACGAGGAGTTGGAGCTGCCGGTGTTCCGCGCGGAGGAAGGGGTGCGGGCATGA